The segment CAGTCTGTTCCTATAGGCTGCTGAGATGCAGTGGATCCAGTCTGTTCCTATGGGCTGCTGAGCTGCAGTGGATCCAGTCTGTTCCTATGGGCTGCTGAGCTGCAGTGGATCCAGTCAGTTCCTATGGGCTGCTGAGCTGCAGTGGATCCAGTCTGTTCCTATGGCCTGCTGAGCTGCAGTGGATCCAGTCTGTTCCTATGGGCTGCTGAGCTGCAGTGGATCCAGTCTGTTCCTATGGGCTGCTGAGCTGCAGTGGATCCAGTCTGTTCCTATGGGCTGCTGAGCTGCAGTGGATCCAGTCAGTTCCTATGGGCTGCTGAGCTGCAGTGGATCCAGTCAGTTCCTATGGGCTGCTGAGCTGCAGTGGATCCAGTCTGTTCCTATGAGCAGCTGATTTGCTGTAGATCCGTCCTCTTCCTATGGGCCGCTGAGCTGCAGATGTTCCGTGTTTAATCTTCCTGCCATCCTGCAGATGGACTATAGCAACACATGATGTCATCCTGAGCCATCCCccgcctcccccctcctctctttccactcACATGGGACCAAAATCCACTTCAGAGAGTTGGCTGTGGTTCtgttctctcttgttccctcactctttctccctctccctcgcttactctgtctgtttcctgtaatgatttttctttatttttttttcttcaccaGTCTTTCAGTGCCTTCTTACAGGGACCTTCACCTTCTCCACAGGGCTGGGATGTagcccgtctcctctctctcgctcctctctgtctcagaccAGACTATTACAGAGCAAAGGCCGCTGCTCACATGCACACCAACCCTTGAGAGAGTTGTGCAGAAGAGTAGAGCCAGTGAGCCCTCTAGTGGTGAAACTAAAGTAGACAACCACCACCCAGCCCGCTGTGCCTTTGTCAGCATATCTGTTTTGGTCACAGCTGGCCCACTGGCTCTCTGTTCTATTATTTTGGTCGTGAAGGCAAAATGGATGAGTTTAACCCTTAAGCAAGGTGTTTAAATTCTGCAGACAGAAGTCTCTGAATCTGATGTTGTCTTTGGTTATAGCTCTATCCCTCTAGAGTTGAGAATCTGATGTATTTGTTGAGTCTTTGGCATCGTGCTGCTTTGAGACCCTGGCAGACATAACACTGCGTTTAGCCACTCTGCCATCCATCACTCTGGCCTGCCGGGGCGATGgggttcgctctctctctctctctctcgctctctctctctctgtctgtgtgtatttttCCACTATTGAGGGGAGCAGGATTTATGAAGGGGGTCACATTTCACTCCCCTTATCTTTTAATAGCCTCTCTTTGTGTTGGCTGTACCTGATAGAAGCAGGGTTGCAGCTGTATTATACTCCTAATGCAGAGGTGTTCAGGGGgcagcagagggaacagagagagggagacaactcTGCTTCTTGCGCTGGTGGGTCTGGATGGCTTCATTCCCCCAGCTGCGTTTAGCCAGTGAGGCCCCCCGATGTAACTTAAGCTAGCTACATTTCAGAGCTCACATGTTCAGCAGGGGTTCTCAGATCTGCAGGGTAAAAACACTTTTATTCGAGGCATTAAAGGCGAATTAAAGAGCTTAAGGAAACTATACCAAATAAAACTGTCTTCATGTGCTGGGATAGAGTTTCAAGTCGTAACCTTTTTTATGTAGTGTTCTCTACATACAGCAGTTGGCTCTAAAATTAAAGCCTCACTCCTATTTGGGCCGGGATGGCTTTTTTCAGCTGTTGAAGCTAACATTGTTTAGTTTTCTTTCCCTGTGAGGAGTGTTTGTCTACAATAGCAGATTTAAAAGTACAACAACCCTTGTATAGGCTTCAGTTTAAAATGTTTGCTTACTAGATTTTACTTCTTCAATGTGAAGCCACAGctccggagggagagagagagtgtgtgttagaACACAGAATGTTTATGAACAAATgtttctgatctctctctctctctctctctctcgttctctctctcgctctcaggtCTTTAAAGTGAACGGCGTCACACGGCTCTCCCAGCCAGGCGTGCACACGGCCGGTGCCCAAAAAACGAAAGACTTCAGACTGCCGTCCAAAACTGTGAAGGGCCAAGTCACATACACCAAAGCAAAACGAGAACTGGTCAAGAAAACCAAACTGAACCACCGCAAACACAGCACTGCTGCTTCCCATAGAGCCAATAGCAACAATCACCACCGCCACCAGCGACTCCCCCTCTCCAACTCAGGAAAAGCCCAGAATAGCAAAGCAAAAACACGCAAACAGGTGCTATTATCCAATGGGGTGTACAAGGTGGCTAACGGGGGCGGTGTGCGCCTCAACGGTCGCAACTGTGCCAAGCAGGAGCTGGGCAGGCAGGGGCGTGAGGGGCTGAGGAACTCCAAGCGGAGGCTGGAGGTGGCGGTAGCAGCCATCGGGGCGGTGGCTGACTCCCAGGGTCAGCTGGTCATCCTGGAgaataaccccaaccctaacaagACAAAACAGCACCAGACCAGCCCTCTGGAAACACGCAGTAAGAAAGCATGTCAGGACAAGACCTTGGTCCCCAACGGACACATTGTCATGGAAACCACCCCTCCCCCGACCCTGCTAGCCCCACCCCCTCCCCCGACTCCTCCCGCCACACCACCAGCCAATCCAGAGCCAGAGCGTCAACGGCCCAAGCGGGCGTCAGCCGGCAAGCTGATGTTCATCAGACAAGCACAGCAGCGGGGGCAGGttgcctctaaccctaaccacaaccgCTCAACTACCTCAGAATCCCCTTGCCACACTTCTGGACACAACCCTGGACATATCCCTCACAAACCAGCAGAGCCCCGGCCTGACAGGGAGtgggaaagggagaaggagagggagagagagagggagagggcggagAGGAGCAGGGTGAGCTGGGCGGCGTTGGGTGAGGCGCCAGTGTTCTGTCCCACCCAGCGGGAGTTCCAGGACCCCCTGGTGTACCTGGACTCTGTGCGGGAGGGGGCGGAGCCGTGCGGACTGTGTCGGGTGGTTCCCCCGGCTGACTGGCGCCCAGAGTGCAAACTGAACGATGAGATGCGCTTTGTGACCCAGGTGCAGCGCATCCACAAGCTGGGCCGTCGCTGGGGCCCCAACGTACAGAGGCTAGCCTGCATCAAGAAGCATCTCAAATCTCAGGCCATCACCATGGAAGACCCCCCGCTCATCGGTGAGTCTAACTCATAGACTGTCCCTACTttaccagccacacacacacttaacccgaCCCCCCTGGTCGTTGGTTGGTCTGACAGTCAAACGCACATATAAGGCAAAACAAACCGCTTTTGCAAACATTGGGTCTCGAAGGTATtgacaacacaacaaaatgtttgtTGCATTCCACCAATGGTATCTGGTATTTTTACTGCAGATGTCAATAACAATATTCAGATGTATGTCTGTGAGGCAGTAAAACCACAACCTAGCATGTTGCTTGACACCTTAGATTTCTCACTGTTTTTACACTGAAAGAGGCTGTTTATCTGACTGAAATAAATGCTTGAGTCTGTATAAGAATGCGGCCGATGCTATGACTATCGACAATGTGTTAAACTCGTGGCCATTGACCCTCAcccattcctctctccccaggcGACTGTGGGGTTTGGGTTAGGCTTAACCCTGTATCtgaccccatctccctctcttcctccaggtGGCTGCGAGGTGGACCTGGCTCGGTTCTTCCAGCTGATTAATGACATGGGAGGCATGCAGCAGGTGATGGACCTGAAGAAGTGGAGTAAACTGGCTGATCTGCTGCGGATCCCCAAGTCAGCCCAGGACCGTCTGGCCAAGCTGCAGGAGTCCTACCTCCAGTACCTGCTGTCGTATGACTCTCTGTCCCCCGAGGAGCACCAACGCCTGGAGAGGGAGGTGCTGCAGGAGAAGGAGGGCTTGGAACGCCTCAGGGGGCCCCTGGAGGGCCACACAGAGAGGAACCTGGCCCTGCCGCGCTACGAGCCTAAGAACGGGCTGGCCGGCAGTCTCGTGCAGCGCAGCAACGGTCAACTGTGCAGCCGGCTGAAGGAGCTGGACAGTCAGCAGCTGAAGGTGGGACGCCGGAGGCTGTTCGCTCAGGAAAAGAATAATGGGGACAAGACacagcaggaggaagaggaggcggaTATGGAGAAAGGTGTTCTCAGTGACCAGCACAAGTGTATTTACAAGGTGAGGCACAGGAAACAACAATGCACATCCTTTTTAAAACTGTGTTTTTGTTCATTCCTCTCACGCCTCCCACGTCATCTAGTTCCAGTCCTGCTTGCTTTATTCTGTTGTTCTAGGTGATGGAATGTAGGTCAGTGCTGAGCTGGTTGAAATGGAGCCACAGACAGCAGGCCTCTGCTTCTCTACTCCACAtctctctgccctgccctgccctgcctctctctgtgtcaacCCTGCCCACACTTCggcctacacacacatacagttgaagtcggaagtttacatacacttaggttggagtcattaacttgtttttcaccactccacaaatttttggttaacaaactagttttggcaagtcggttaggacatctactttgtgcatgacacaagtcattttccaacaattgtttacagacaaattatttaacttataattcactgtatcacaattccaatggatcagaagtttacatacactaagttgactgtgcctttaaacagcttggaaaattccattaaattgtcatggctttagaagcttctgataggctaattgacatcatttgtgtcaatttgaggtgtacctgtggatgtatttcgaggcctaccttcaaattctgtgcctctttgcttgacatcatgggaaaatcaaaagaattcaGCCAAGACCTTAGGAAAAAAAtggttgacctccacaagtctggttcatccttggagcgttttccaaatgcctgacggtaccacgttcatctgtacaaacaatagtacgcacgtataaacaccattggaccacgcagccatcataccgctcaggaaggagattcgttctgtgtcctagagatgaacgtactttggtgcgaaaagtgcaaatcaatcccagaacaacagcaaaggcccttgtgaagatgctggaggaaacaggtacaaaagtatctatatctacagtaaaacaagtcctatatcgacataacctgaaaggccactcagctccaaaaccgccatgaaaaagccagaccacagtttgcaactgcacatggggacaaagatcatactttttagagaaatgtcctctggtctgatgaaacaaaaatagaactgtttggccataatgaccatcgttatgtttggaggaaaaagggagaggcttgcaagccgaagaacaccatcccaaccgtgacgcatgggggtggcagcatcacgttgtgggggttgctttgctgcaggagggactggtgcacttcacaaaatagatggattcATGAGgaggggaaaattatgtggatatattgaagcaacatctcatgacatcagtcaggaagttaaagcttggtcgcaaatgagtcttccaaatggacaataaccccaagcatacttccaaagttgtggcaaaatggcttaaggacaacaaagtcaaggtattggagttgccatcacaaagccctgacctcaatcctataggtaatttgtaggcagaactgaaaaagtgtgtgcgagcaaggaggcctacaaacctgactcagttactccagctctgtcaggaggaatgggccaaaattcacccaatttattgtggaaacctttggaaggctacctgaaacatttgacccaagttaaacaatttaaaggcaatgctaccaaatactaattgagtgtatgtaaacttctgacccactgggaatgtgatgaaagaaatataagattaaataaatcattctattctattattctgacttttcacgttcttaaaataaagtggtgatcctaactgacctaaaaccgGGAatttaggattaaatgtcaggaattgtgaaactgagttgaaatgtatgtggctaaggtgtatgtaaacttccgacttcaactgaatacacacacacacaaacgacaGCTTCCTGACCCAGACGCTCCCCCTGCTGCTCTTCTCAAATCATGTCACAGGCgtcaaatacaacaggtgaaatttTACAGTGAAAAACCTTAGTGAAATTCATACTTACATGCCCTtcataaccaacaatgcagttcaataaatagtTTAAAAGTAAAAATCAAGTTAAAAAATACAAAGTAACACAGtagaattacataacaataacgaggctgtaTATAGGTGGCCCGGTACTGAgtaaatgtgcgggggtacaggttagaggagGTGTGATGTAATCTAGTTTCTAACCCtagcctgctgtgtgtctgtgatcATGACATCTCAAACGCCGTTCTGGTCTGGATTCCATTTTAATCTTTTCCCTCCCCAACACAAGCAGACCCATAAGACGTGAGCTCAGTACAATTACAGTAACCCAGAGACCGTACAGGCAGTTTTTAACCACGCCATCATGGCCCCTCCAATCTGCCGAGGCATCCCGGGGAAGGTTCATATTAGCTAGTCATGCTCAGAAACGTTCGACATGGAGCTGCAGAGACTTGCATACAGTACACTCGGGTCATCCAGTCTTTCATTTTTCATTGCATAATTTAGCCCTGGTGTGTGCATGGCTATATGTTTCTCTTAAAGGCTTAAAGTCCATAGGCTGGTATTTGCTTTTACAGGGTACCTGACTCTGTTTGATGCTAGTTGTACTATGTGGCCAATCTTGTGTTGCAGGGGAAATCTGTATCTCTCACCAACTTCTTTAGGATAGCCAGGAACACCATGACCATGTGCTTTAACAAAGAGCCCGGTGCTGCTGAGGTCGAGGTAAGAATGGCATGTCTTAGTCACTACTGTAAATTgagcttcttcttttttttagtGTGCATATTTTATCGACCACCCACTATCGACCGCTCACTTCTCCTTTTTGTCTTCCTTGACAGCAAGAATACTGGAGGATAGTGGAGCAGAGGCACTGCCATGTGGCAGTGCATTATGGGAAAGTGGACACCAACACACACGGAAGTGGCTTCCCTGTGGGAAAGTCCGAGCCATTTTCTAAGTAAGAAGACCCAATGTCATCACACActaaacatagaaatacccaataTGGTCCCACTTTATATTACGTTTggcttcataaagccttcataatgccttcataagcactacataaatgTGTTAATCTATGACCATATCTCATGCTTTTATAAATGGTTAATAAATTTGGCATAACTGACAATCACCAATGTCAAATGTTTCATAACCCGCTATGTCAAATATGATACAGTATGACAGATTTATGAATGCTTTGTGAAGCCTCAATTTATTGATATGTATTGGTGCTTATGCCATAGAGTGGGTTATGTTGTATTTGACATTGGCGGTTATGCCACATTTGtgaaccctttataaagcatgacCTACAGTTATACATTTGTAACACATTTGTGTAGTGTTTATGAAGGCTTTTATAAGCTGCTCGTTATTTAAAGTGGGACCAACAATATCTCTTGACTGGCCACTGTGGAATGACTGTCCTCCATCTGTCCCTGACAGTGACTGTTtgtactccatctaaacctgacagtgactgtttgtgtactccatctaaacctgacagtgactgtttgtgtactccatctaaacctgacagtgactgtttgtgtactccatctaaacttgacagtgactgtttgtgtactccatctaaacctgacagtgactgtttgtgtactccatctaaacctgacagtgactgtttgtgtactccatctgtccctgacagtgactgtttgtgtactccatctaaacctgacagtgactgtttgtgtactccatctgtccctgacagtgactgtttgtgtactccatctgtccctgacagtgactgtttgtgtactccatctaaacctgacagtgactgtttgtgtactcaatctaaacctgacagtgactgtttgtgtactccatctaaacctgacagtgactgtttgtgtactccatctaaacctgacagtgactgtttgtgtactccatctaaacctgacagtgactgtttgtgtactccatctaaacctgacagtgactgtttgtgtactccatctgtccctgacagtgactgtttgtgtactccatctaaacctgacagtgactgtttgtgtactccatctgtccctgacagtgactgtttgtgtactccatctgtccctgacagtgactgtttgtgtactccatctgtccctgacagtgactgtttgtgtactccatctgtccctgacagtgactgtttgtgtactccatctaaacctgacagtgactgtttgtgtactccatctgtccctgacagtgactgtttgtgtactccatctaaacctgacagtgactgtttgtgtactccatctaaacctgacagtgactgtttgtgtactccatctaaacctgacagtgaaagtttgtgtactccatctgtccctgacagtgactgtttgtgtactccatctaaacctgacagtgactgtttgtgtactccatctaaacctgacagtgactgtttgtgtactccatctaaacctgacagtgactgtttgtgtactccatctgtccctgacagtgactgtttgtgtactccatctaaacctgacagtgactgtttgtgtactccatctaaacctgacagtgactgtttgtgtactccatctaaacctgacagtgactgtttgtgtactccatctgtccctgacagtgactgtttgtgtactccatctaaacctgacagtgactgtttgtgtactccatctaaacctgacagtgactgtttgtgtactccatctaaacctgacagtgactgtttgtgtactccatctgtccctgacagtgactgtttgtgtactccatctgtccctgacagtgactgtttgtgtactccatctaaacctgacagtgactgtttgtgtactccatctaaacctgacagtgactgtttgtgtactccatctaaacctgacagtgactgtttgtgtactccatctgtccctgacagtgactgtttgtgtactccatctgtccctgacagtgactgtttgtgtactccatctgtccctgacagtgactgtttgtgtactccatctgtccctgacagtgactgtttgtgtactccatctgtccctgacagtgactgtttgtgtactccatctaaacctgacagtgactgtttgtgtactccatctaaacctgacagtgactgtttgtgtactccatctaaacctgacagtgaaagtttgtgtactccatctgtccctgacagtgactgtttgtgtactccatctaaacctgacagtgactgtttgtgtactccatctaaacctgacagtgactgtttgtgtactccatctaaacctgacagtgactgtttgtgtactccatctgtccctgacagtgactgtttgtgtactccatctaaacctgacagtgactgtttgtgtactccatctaaacctgacagtgactgtttgtgtactccatctaaacctgacagtgactgtttgtgtactccatctaaacctgacagtgactgtttgtgtactccatctaaacctgacagtgactgtttgtgtactccatctaaacctgacagtgactgtttgtgtactccatctaaacctgacagtgactgtttgtgtactccatctgtccctgacagtgactgtttgtgtactccatctaaacctgacagtgactgtttgtgtactccatctaaacctgacagtgactgtttgtgtactccatctgtccctgacagtgactgtttgtgtactccatctaaacctgacagtgactgtttgtgtactccatctgtccctgacagtgactgtttgtgtactccatctaaacctgacagtgactgtttgtgtactccatctaaacctgacagtgactgtttgtgtactccatctaaaacagtgactgtttgtgtactccatctaaacctgacagtgactgtttgtgtactccatctaaacctgacagtgactgtttgtgtactccatctaaacctgacagtgactgtttgtgtactccatctaaacctgacagtgactgtttgtgtactccatctgtccctgacagtgactgtttgtgtactccatctaaacctgacagtgactgtttgtgtactccatctaaacctgacagtgactgtttgtgtactccatctgtccctgacagtgactgtttgtgtactccatctaaacctgacagtgactgtttgtgtactccatctaaacctgacagtgactgtttgtgtactccatctaaacctgacagtgactgtttgtgtactccatctgtccctgacagtgactgtttgtgtactccatctaaacctgacagtgactgtttgtgtactccatctaaacctgacagtgactgtttgtgtactccatctgtccctgacagtgactgtttgtgtactccatctaaacccagtgactgtttgtgtactccatctaaacctgacagtgactgtttgtgtactccatctaaacctgacagtgactgtttgtgtactccatctaaacctgacagtgactgtttgtgtactccatctaaacctgacagtgactgtttgtgtactccatctaaacctgacagtgactgtttgtgtactccatctaaacctgaCAGTGACTGTTCACTCTCCGTTTCAGACATGGATGGAACCTCACTGTCCTCCCAAATAATTCTGGATCCATTCTGCGGCATCTTGGAGCCGTGCCCGGTGAGATTTCTACCCTAAACCCCTGATCCTCACTTTATCCCTCACCCCTGAtcctcaacccctctctcacacaaaccCTCACCCCTGAtcctcaacccctctctcacacaaaccCTCACCCCTGAtcctcaacccctctctcacacaaaccCTCACCCCTGAtcctcaacccctctctcacacaaaccCTCACCCCTGAtcctcaacccctctctcacacaaaccCTCCCCCTGAtcctcaacccctctctcacacaaaccCTCACCCCTGAtcctcaacccctctctcacacaaaccCTCACCCCTGAtcctcaacccctctctcacacaaaccCTCACCCCTGAtcctcaacccctctctcacacaaaccCTCACCCCTgaggcacctctctctcctgtagacAATGGGAAGATCTTAGTTGCATACTCCTCGCCTCCTTCCCTAAACCCATTGGATAAGAATGCCAGAGGTCCCTCCCTTGTGACCTtttcctccaatgggttttgagaaagaGCTGAGGAAAGAGGACGCGAGGAGTATTGAGATCTTCCCATTGTGAGGCCTGTTGTGGTCTCTGCTGTTTTAAAACggactcctctgtctctccgtagGGGTGACCATTCCCTGGCTGAACATTGGCATGGTCTTTTCTACCTCATGCTGGTCTCGAGACCAAAACCGCCTTCCATACATTGATTACTTACACACGGGTGCTGACTGCATTTGGTAAGTATCCCAACATGATCACCTCTgggtctctcttcctcctcacagGTAATGTGTACTGTACAAGGACATTACAAAGATATGTGGTTTTTCTAAGGTGACGTGGAATTAGCACCCATCTCGGATCGGGCTTGTAATTAGCTGATCAAATTCCATCCTCCTTGAACACACGCCAGTCTTTTGGAAATATGTATTTATGCCAAAGTGGCTCTCTTTAAAGCCACCCAGAAATGACTGGGTGGCAGCAAAGCCACAGACATTAGTGTGTTGTGTATTTGACCTGTTACGAAGGCAATGTTTATTCTCTTTGCATTAGCCCAACTTGAATGTAATGGTAATGAAGGGGTTGAGAAAGGGCATTGGCTGTAGACATCCAGCAGCCCAACCCCTCCCTGACTGTTTGtgtactccatctaaacctgacagtgactgtttgtgtactccatctaaacctgacagtgactggttgtgtactccatctaaacctgacagtgactggttgtgtactccatctaaacctgacagtgactggttgtgtactccatctaaacctgacagtgactgtttgtgtactccatctaaacctgacagtgactgtttgtgtactccatctaaacctgacagtgactgtttgtgtactccatctaaacctgacagtgactggttgtgtactccatctaaacctgaCAGTGACTGTTTGTGTACTCCATCTAAACCTAACAGTGACTATTTGtgtactccatctaaacctgacagtgactgtttgtgtactccatctaaacctgacagtgactgtttgtgtactccatctaaacctgaCAGTGACATCCATCTAAACCTGACAGTGACTGTTTGTGTCCATCTCCATCTGTCCCTGACAGTGACTGTTTGTGTCCACTCCATCTAAACAGTGACTGACTCCATCAGACAGTGACTGTTTGtgtactccatctaaacctgacagtgactgtttgtgtactccatctaaacctgacagtgactgtttgtgtactccatctaaacctgacagtgactgtttgtgtactccatctaaacctgacagtgactgtttgtgtactccatctaaacctgaCAGTGACTGTTTGTGTACTCCATCTGTCCCTGACAGTGACTGTTTGTGTACTCCATCTAAACCTAACAGTGACTATTTGtgtactccatctaaacctgaCAGTGACTGTTTGTGTACTCCATCTAAAGCTGACAGGGACTGTTTGtgtactccatctaaacctgaCAGTGACTGTTTGTGTACTCCATCTAAACTTGAATGTAATGGTAATGAAGGGGTTGAGAAAGGGCATTGGCTGTAGACATCCAGCagcccaacccctccctccccatgtGTTCTACCTGCTCATTGGTGGTGACACAGGTGAGTAGCAATGTGCTAGGAGGTCCCTGAGATGAAGGCAAGTCATAATCAACATCATTGACCGCCTTCTCTCTTGAAGTATGAATGTTCCCCTCATCTTTTCATGGTGTGTCTGCATGTATTAGGCCAGGGGTTCCCAAACATTTTCACTCGGGGACCCCCCGTCCAGCACACGCCATGTTTATTTCTAAGGGCACAAGAACTGGTCATGAGACAAACTGTTCACGcccctcttgttggtggagagaatTTCCGGTTTAAAgcatatttcctgcaattctacacattttgtcatggggtgcaaagaaaatgttgtagttttaaAGCAAATGTTCTTCCAATTCTGTCTAatgccatgtctaatgtgtattctTGTGATATTTGAGTAACCAAACAATTACAACAGTATCTATGTGCTACAACAtataagtaaaaaaaaaagttagcTGATCATGGGCTTGGTGATCTGGACATTTCTTAAGTTATAAATAGCTTGATAAAGGTACACAATATAtacaaatgagtggatttggctatttcagccacacccgttgctgacaggtatataaaatcgagcacacggcCATGCAGTCTAAtatacaaacattggcagtagaatggtcttactgaagagctcagtgactttcaaagggGCACTGTCATTTTATTTATTGAACCTta is part of the Oncorhynchus gorbuscha isolate QuinsamMale2020 ecotype Even-year linkage group LG09, OgorEven_v1.0, whole genome shotgun sequence genome and harbors:
- the LOC124043411 gene encoding protein Jumonji-like, which codes for MSKERPKRNIIQKKYDDIDGIPWSEERDVRKVLYLSLKEFKTAQKRQLGDGTKYTNGSHARGQLNGLGQKGHKADGSRFQSTDGSSEYSEDGPAKKRPRLQAQRKFAQSQPNSPSTTPVKVSDTALPAPSAHIRDISRRKPKTEDFLTFLCLRGYSSWPNEGLSALPSNMAYFGSSQDEDELDDDEEEYEDVKPDISVASTSCQSTPRKGKPPGKHAVNGHVLNGHSKSPRDSHKLRGKEWVQVRERSERAEARREQALSQPEATARGHTTNGLPHRRAAEEPRKQVFKVNGVTRLSQPGVHTAGAQKTKDFRLPSKTVKGQVTYTKAKRELVKKTKLNHRKHSTAASHRANSNNHHRHQRLPLSNSGKAQNSKAKTRKQVLLSNGVYKVANGGGVRLNGRNCAKQELGRQGREGLRNSKRRLEVAVAAIGAVADSQGQLVILENNPNPNKTKQHQTSPLETRSKKACQDKTLVPNGHIVMETTPPPTLLAPPPPPTPPATPPANPEPERQRPKRASAGKLMFIRQAQQRGQVASNPNHNRSTTSESPCHTSGHNPGHIPHKPAEPRPDREWEREKERERERERAERSRVSWAALGEAPVFCPTQREFQDPLVYLDSVREGAEPCGLCRVVPPADWRPECKLNDEMRFVTQVQRIHKLGRRWGPNVQRLACIKKHLKSQAITMEDPPLIGGCEVDLARFFQLINDMGGMQQVMDLKKWSKLADLLRIPKSAQDRLAKLQESYLQYLLSYDSLSPEEHQRLEREVLQEKEGLERLRGPLEGHTERNLALPRYEPKNGLAGSLVQRSNGQLCSRLKELDSQQLKVGRRRLFAQEKNNGDKTQQEEEEADMEKGVLSDQHKCIYKGKSVSLTNFFRIARNTMTMCFNKEPGAAEVEQEYWRIVEQRHCHVAVHYGKVDTNTHGSGFPVGKSEPFSKHGWNLTVLPNNSGSILRHLGAVPGVTIPWLNIGMVFSTSCWSRDQNRLPYIDYLHTGADCIWYSVPAEEKVKLDKVVHTLLQANGTPGLEMLEKNIMISPEVLCQEGIKVHRTVQQSGQFVVCFPGTFVSKVCCGYSVSETVHFATPQWMNLGYEASKDLKCRHIAKPFSMEKLLYQIATAESKRENGHLLTTISALLKDLRNIEMRQRQELYEAGLLSSARYGTHDNNLVPGDGRKKPRKWLALESSERRCQTCQHLCYLSMVVQENENVVFCLECALRYVENHKSCRGLKMMYRYDEEQINSLVKQVCGKALGKTTEKCNGASPFKPPPKRGPRKRATVEVSLSRLSSHLSPAAVS